From the Primulina tabacum isolate GXHZ01 chromosome 15, ASM2559414v2, whole genome shotgun sequence genome, one window contains:
- the LOC142525771 gene encoding putative beta-1,3-galactosyltransferase 4 isoform X1, giving the protein MSWKSRGVESTSKDVVPRKLTIFLCIGCFCAGMLFTDRMWTEPEAKDISRLTGAGEEKFSLVSDGCDPTVKDVKGESKAILSEVSKSQRAIETLDKTISNLEIELASARAVQDSLLSGSPISEDLKMPELTKKRKYLMVVGINTAFSSRKRRDSVRATWMVQGDKRKRLEEEKGIIIRFVIGHSATSGGILDRAIKAEDKKHGDLLRLEHVEGYLELSAKTKTYFTTAVALWDADFYVKVDDDVHVNIATLGATLVRHRSKPRVYIGCMKSGPVLAQKGVRYHEPEYWKFGEQGNKYFRHATGQLYAISKDLATYISINQRVLHKYANEDVSLGSWFIGLDVEHIDDRRLCCGTPPDCEWKAQAGNICVASFDWSCSGICNSADRIKDVHRRCGEGENALLTAVF; this is encoded by the exons ATGTCTTGGAAGAGCAGAGGGGTGGAGTCAACTTCCAAGGATGTGGTTCCCAGAAAACTCACCATTTTCCTCTGTATTGGATGTTTCTGTGCTGGGATGCTCTTCACGGACAG AATGTGGACAGAGCCCGAAGCTAAAGATATATCACGATTGACTGGCGCAGGAGAAGAGAAATTTAGTTTAGTTTCAGATGGTTGTGATCCAACTGTT AAGGATGTGAAGGGTGAGTCCAAGGCCATATTAAGTGAAGTTTCAAAGTCTCAACGTGCAATTGA AACCTTAGATAAAACAATTTCAAATTTGGAGATCGAATTAGCTTCCGCCAGGGCTGTACAGGATTCCTTGCTCAGTGGTTCTCCCATCTCCGAAGACCTGAAGATGCCCGAATTaaccaaaaaaagaaaatactTGATGGTGGTGGGCATAAATACCGCCTTTAGCAGCAGAAAGAGGAGAGACTCAGTGCGTGCTACTTGGATGGTTCAAG GTGATAAACGCAAAAGGCTCGAGGAAGAAAAGGGCATCATCATTCGATTTGTGATTGGTCACAG TGCAACTTCAGGTGGTATCCTTGATAGAGCTATCAAAGCAGAAGATAAGAAACACGGAGACTTGTTGAGACTG GAACATGTGGAGGGGTACCTTGAACTATCAGCCAAGACTAAGACTTATTTTACCACTGCCGTTGCACTTTGGGATGCagatttttatgtcaaagtTGATGATGATGTTCATGTAAATATAG CAACTTTAGGAGCAACTCTAGTTAGGCATCGTTCCAAACCAAGGGTGTATATTGGATGCATGAAATCCGGTCCCGTCTTGGCTCAAAA GGGAGTGAGATATCACGAACCTGAGTATTGGAAATTTGGTGAGCAAGGAAACAAGTATTTTCGTCATGCTACAGGGCAATTATATGCCATTTCTAAAGATTTGGCTACCTACATATCAATAAATCA GCGTGTATTGCACAAGTACGCGAATGAGGATGTGTCATTGGGATCTTGGTTCATTGGATTGGATGTGGAGCACATAGATGACCGAAGATTATGTTGTGGAACACCACCTG ATTGCGAGTGGAAGGCTCAAGCAGGCAATATATGCGTTGCTTCGTTTGACTGGAGCTGCAGCGGAATTTGCAATTCTGCTGATAGGATTAAAGATGTGCACCGACGATGTGGAGAAGGCGAGAACGCTCTTTTGACTGCAGTTTTCTGA
- the LOC142525771 gene encoding putative beta-1,3-galactosyltransferase 4 isoform X2 yields MSWKSRGVESTSKDVVPRKLTIFLCIGCFCAGMLFTDRMWTEPEAKDISRLTGAGEEKFSLVSDGCDPTVDVKGESKAILSEVSKSQRAIETLDKTISNLEIELASARAVQDSLLSGSPISEDLKMPELTKKRKYLMVVGINTAFSSRKRRDSVRATWMVQGDKRKRLEEEKGIIIRFVIGHSATSGGILDRAIKAEDKKHGDLLRLEHVEGYLELSAKTKTYFTTAVALWDADFYVKVDDDVHVNIATLGATLVRHRSKPRVYIGCMKSGPVLAQKGVRYHEPEYWKFGEQGNKYFRHATGQLYAISKDLATYISINQRVLHKYANEDVSLGSWFIGLDVEHIDDRRLCCGTPPDCEWKAQAGNICVASFDWSCSGICNSADRIKDVHRRCGEGENALLTAVF; encoded by the exons ATGTCTTGGAAGAGCAGAGGGGTGGAGTCAACTTCCAAGGATGTGGTTCCCAGAAAACTCACCATTTTCCTCTGTATTGGATGTTTCTGTGCTGGGATGCTCTTCACGGACAG AATGTGGACAGAGCCCGAAGCTAAAGATATATCACGATTGACTGGCGCAGGAGAAGAGAAATTTAGTTTAGTTTCAGATGGTTGTGATCCAACTGTT GATGTGAAGGGTGAGTCCAAGGCCATATTAAGTGAAGTTTCAAAGTCTCAACGTGCAATTGA AACCTTAGATAAAACAATTTCAAATTTGGAGATCGAATTAGCTTCCGCCAGGGCTGTACAGGATTCCTTGCTCAGTGGTTCTCCCATCTCCGAAGACCTGAAGATGCCCGAATTaaccaaaaaaagaaaatactTGATGGTGGTGGGCATAAATACCGCCTTTAGCAGCAGAAAGAGGAGAGACTCAGTGCGTGCTACTTGGATGGTTCAAG GTGATAAACGCAAAAGGCTCGAGGAAGAAAAGGGCATCATCATTCGATTTGTGATTGGTCACAG TGCAACTTCAGGTGGTATCCTTGATAGAGCTATCAAAGCAGAAGATAAGAAACACGGAGACTTGTTGAGACTG GAACATGTGGAGGGGTACCTTGAACTATCAGCCAAGACTAAGACTTATTTTACCACTGCCGTTGCACTTTGGGATGCagatttttatgtcaaagtTGATGATGATGTTCATGTAAATATAG CAACTTTAGGAGCAACTCTAGTTAGGCATCGTTCCAAACCAAGGGTGTATATTGGATGCATGAAATCCGGTCCCGTCTTGGCTCAAAA GGGAGTGAGATATCACGAACCTGAGTATTGGAAATTTGGTGAGCAAGGAAACAAGTATTTTCGTCATGCTACAGGGCAATTATATGCCATTTCTAAAGATTTGGCTACCTACATATCAATAAATCA GCGTGTATTGCACAAGTACGCGAATGAGGATGTGTCATTGGGATCTTGGTTCATTGGATTGGATGTGGAGCACATAGATGACCGAAGATTATGTTGTGGAACACCACCTG ATTGCGAGTGGAAGGCTCAAGCAGGCAATATATGCGTTGCTTCGTTTGACTGGAGCTGCAGCGGAATTTGCAATTCTGCTGATAGGATTAAAGATGTGCACCGACGATGTGGAGAAGGCGAGAACGCTCTTTTGACTGCAGTTTTCTGA
- the LOC142525769 gene encoding LOW QUALITY PROTEIN: serine/threonine-protein kinase CTR1-like (The sequence of the model RefSeq protein was modified relative to this genomic sequence to represent the inferred CDS: inserted 1 base in 1 codon) — protein MDIPGRRPNYTLLSQNTDEPLVNQPQQPKFAALSGGTVAQQPLYYDSNSGEKDILKPGRGAAFDWDVFDQRMIPPQLQQNRVGKAGFPGSSGSSFGESSISEDNYVPSLSNPEMAFGHLNDGCAELPVKATEFSGSGDGGSSSKSWAQQTEESYQLQLALALRLSSEATCADDPNSLDPLPDESTSSYFSASVEAISHRFWVTGCLSYFDKIPDGFYAIDGMDPYVWAVCSDIHESSRIPSLDSLKIVDPAIVSSVEVISVDRQSDPSLKELQNRIHSMSSSCITTKEVVDHLAKLVCNHMGFSAAKREDDLIPLLKECTDELKDCSGSIVLPVGSLSIGLCRHRSLLFKILADMIGLPCRIAKGCKYCTREDASSCLVLFGLEREYLIDLVEKPGCLYEPDSLLNGPSTISTSSPLNFPRLRQLDSGIDFKLMAKQYFLDFQSLDVMLDDSLAAGTVLDGNMGNFMHPKRSERSYEDRTGSLPSSSKPEEISHTPPFPANSWIKVRSKEQLHSKPSNSHDVASCTNIVKDSVLLDVIPPIEHEDVEPHVALLSPRVNKNKDIRFGEVGQLNWSISSDISFDVEDLCISWSDLTLKERIGAGSFGTVHLADWNGCDVAVKILMEQDLHGELFKEFLQEVAIMKRLRHPNIVLFMGAVTEPPNLSIVTEYLSRGSLYRLLHKPGAGDALDERRRLGMAYDVAKGMNYLHKRNPPIVHRDLKSPNLLVDRKYTVKVCDFGLSRLKANTFLSSKSAAGTPEWMAPEVLRDEPSNEKSDVYSFGVILWELATLQQPWGNLNPAQVVAAVGFKGKRLEIPVGINPQIAAIIESCWTNEPWKRPXLFQHHGIFENVDQVPSNNSEGSCRNTFAHVKLKEAVNLIAIVI, from the exons ATGGATATTCCGGGTAGACGACCCAACTACACTTTATTAAGCCAAAATACTGACGAACCCTTGGTTAATCAGCCTCAGCAGCCGAAATTCGCCGCACTAAGCGGCGGAACAGTGGCGCAGCAGCCTCTGTACTACGATTCTAACTCCGGGGAGAAGGATATCTTGAAGCCGGGAAGAGGGGCGGCCTTTGATTGGGACGTCTTTGATCAAAGGATGATTCCGCCGCAGTTGCAGCAGAATCGAGTCGGGAAGGCGGGGTTTCCGGGCTCGAGCGGGAGCAGCTTTGGTGAGAGCTCGATCTCGGAGGACAATTATGTGCCCTCTCTGTCCAATCCCGAGATGGCGTTTGGTCATTTAAATGACGGTTGTGCTGAATTGCCTGTAAAGGCGACGGAGTTTTCTGGAAGTGGTGACGGAGGCTCATCGTCAAAGAGCTGGGCGCAACAGACGGAGGAGAGTTACCAATTGCAGCTTGCTTTAGCTCTGCGTCTCTCATCGGAAGCTACCTGCGCCGATGACCCTAATTCCTTGGATCCTTTGCCTGATGAGTCTACCTCTTCATATTTTTCTGCCTCTGTGGAGGCCATCTCTCATCGCTTCTGG GTAACTGGCTGTTTGTCATACTTTGACAAAATTCCAGATGGGTTCTATGCGATTGATGGGATGGATCCATATGTTTGGGCTGTGTGCTCTGATATTCATGAAAgtagccgaattccttccctTGACTCACTAAAGATTGTAGATCCTGCCATTGTGTCTTCAGTAGAAGTGATTTCAGTAGATAGACAAAGTGATCCTAGCTTGAAAGAGCTGCAAAACCGGATTCATTCTATGTCATCTAGTTGCATCACCACAAAGGAAGTTGTTGACCATCTAGCAAAGCTAGTTTGTAATCATATGGG GTTTTCAGCTGCTAAGAGGGAAGATGACTTGATTCCCCTCTTGAAAGAGTGCACTGATGAGTTAAAAGATTGTTCGGGGTCCATTGTGCTCCCTGTAGGTAGCCTTTCTATTGGACTATGCAGGCACCGCTCTTTGCTATTCAAA ATTTTAGCTGACATGATTGGCTTACCTTGTCGAATTGCAAAAGGATGCAAATATTGTACTAGAGAAGATGCTTCTTCGTGCCTTGTTCTATTTGGACTTGAGAG GGAGTATCTTATTGATTTGGTTGAGAAACCGGGATGCTTATATGAACCCGACTCCTTGCTAAATGGCCCTTCTACAATCTCAACGTCTTCACCGTTGAACTTTCCACGACTAAGACAGCTGGATTCTGGAATAGATTTTAAGTTGATGGCAAAGCAGTATTTCTTAGACTTTCAATCACTTGATGTCATGCTTGATGATTCTTTGGCAG CTGGAACTGTTCTTGATGGGAATATGGGCAATTTCATGCACCCTAAACGATCAGAAAGGAGTTACGAGGATAGAACCGGCTCCTTGCCCAGCTCTAGCAAGCCAGAGGAAATTTCTCATACGCCACCATTTCCCGCAAATTCATGGATAAAGGTTCGCAGTAAGGAACAGTTGCATTCCAAACCATCTAATTCTCATGATGTTGCAAGTTGCACAAACATAGTCAAAGATTCGGTCCTTCTAGATGTTATCCCTCCAATCGAGCATGAGGATGTTGAACCACATGTTGCTCTATTGAGTCCAAGAGTAAATAAAAATAAGGATATAAGATTTGGTGAGGTCGGACAACTTAATTGGTCTATATCAAGTGATATTTCTTTTGATGTCGAAGATCTATGTATTAGCTGGAGTGATCTTACCCTGAAGGAGAGGATCGGGGCAG GTTCTTTTGGTACAGTTCATCTAGCTGACTGGAATGGTTGT GATGTTGCTGTGAAGATTCTCATGGAGCAAGACTTACATGGGGAGCTATTCAAGGAATTTTTACAGGAG GTGGCAATTATGAAAAGATTGCGTCATCCAAATATTGTACTTTTCATGGGTGCTGTCACAGAGCCTCCGAACTTGTCCATAGTGACAGAATATTTATCCAG AGGTAGTCTGTACCGACTTTTGCATAAACCCGGTGCAGGAGATGCATTAGATGAGAGACGTCGGCTGGGCATGGCTTATGATGTT GCCAAGGGGATGAACTATCTTCATAAACGCAATCCTCCTATTGTTCATCGAGACTTGAAATCTCCTAACCTATTAGTTGACAGAAAGTATACTGTGAAG GTCTGTGATTTTGGTCTTTCCCGTTTAAAAGCTAACACGTTTCTTTCATCCAAGTCTGCTGCTGGCACT CCTGAGTGGATGGCACCCGAAGTCCTCCGTGATGAACCATCAAATGAGAAATCAGATGTGTATAGTTTTGGGGTAATTCTATGGGAGCTGGCAACATTGCAGCAACCGTGGGGTAACTTAAATCCTGCTCAg GTTGTTGCAGCTGTTGGTTTTAAAGGAAAAAGGCTTGAAATACCGGTGGGCATAAATCCTCAAATAGCGGCCATAATTGAGAGCTGCTGGACCAA TGAGCCTTGGAAACGCC TCCTTTTCCAGCATCATGGAATATTTGAGAACGTTGATCAAGTCCCCTCCAACAACTCAGAAGGGTCATGCAGAAATACCTTCGCTCATGTGAAACTAAAGGAAGCTGTAAACCTCATTGCGATTGTGATTTAA
- the LOC142526927 gene encoding uncharacterized protein LOC142526927 isoform X1 yields the protein MVIVLMNCQCIVLTRLLLRRYAIKHRPNAMRTCYHYIITLSISQVSCIIKNLEYLTLMQLSYHSSMASKFFLFLLVGALVCAGTTARHLAETKGSSEFADEKTLFPGRPGFGGGLGGGGGGGLGGGGGLGGGAGGGLGGGSGLGGGGGLGGGGGLGGGAGAGAGGGLGGGSGLGGGGGLGGGGGLGGGGGAGLGGGGGGGLGGGSGYGGGAGFGGGAGGGLGGGGGGGLGGGSGIGGGSGGGFGGGSGLGGGAGGGGGFGGGGGLGGGAGGGFGGGSGGGVGGGFP from the exons ATGGTGATTGTATTAATGAATTGCCAGTGCATAGTCTTAACGCGGTTATTGCTGAGAAGATACGCCATTAAACATCGTCCCAACGCCATGCGGACTTGTTATCACTATATAATCACCCTTTCCATTTCTCAAGTTTCATGCATCATCAAGAATCTTGAGTACTTAACTCTCATGCAACTTTCTTATCACTCAAGCATggcttcaaagttttttctctTTCTTCTTGTTGGAGCTCTCGTTTGTGCTGGTACTACTGCAAGGCATTTGGCTGAAACAAAGGGTTCTTCGGAATTCGCTGATGAAAAGACATTGTTCCCTGGCCGTCCAGGATTTGGCGGCGGTcttggaggaggtggtggtggaggcTTGGGAGGTGGGGGCGGCCTTGGTGGAGGTGCAG GTGGAGGTTTAGGAGGCGGCAGTGGTCTTGGAGGAGGTGGAGGCTTGGGAGGTGGTGGCGGGCTTGGTGGAGGTGCAGGTGCAGGTGCAGGTGGAGGTTTAGGAGGTGGCAGTGGTCTTGGAGGAGGTGGAGGCTTGGGTGGTGGCGGTGGCcttggtggaggtggaggtgcaGGCTTGGGAGGTGGCGGCGGCGGAGGGTTAGGCGGAGGTTCTGGGTATGGGGGTGGAGCTGGCTTTGGTGGGGGTGCTGGGGGTGGACTTGGTGGAGGTGGCGGTGGAGGGCTAGGCGGTGGTTCTGGAATTGGTGGAGGTTCCGGGGGAGGTTTTGGTGGTGGGTCTGGACTTGGTGGAGGTGCTGGCGGAGGAGGGGGTtttggaggtggaggtggattGGGTGGAGGCGCTGGTGGCGGGTTCGGTGGAGGATCCGGTGGTGGAGTCGGAGGAGGATTTCCTTGA
- the LOC142526927 gene encoding uncharacterized protein LOC142526927 isoform X2, which yields MVIVLMNCQCIVLTRLLLRRYAIKHRPNAMRTCYHYIITLSISQVSCIIKNLEYLTLMQLSYHSSMASKFFLFLLVGALVCAGTTARHLAETKGSSEFADEKTLFPGRPGFGGGLGGGGGGGLGGGGGLGGGAGAGAGAGGGLGGGSGLGGGGGLGGGGGLGGGGGAGLGGGGGGGLGGGSGYGGGAGFGGGAGGGLGGGGGGGLGGGSGIGGGSGGGFGGGSGLGGGAGGGGGFGGGGGLGGGAGGGFGGGSGGGVGGGFP from the exons ATGGTGATTGTATTAATGAATTGCCAGTGCATAGTCTTAACGCGGTTATTGCTGAGAAGATACGCCATTAAACATCGTCCCAACGCCATGCGGACTTGTTATCACTATATAATCACCCTTTCCATTTCTCAAGTTTCATGCATCATCAAGAATCTTGAGTACTTAACTCTCATGCAACTTTCTTATCACTCAAGCATggcttcaaagttttttctctTTCTTCTTGTTGGAGCTCTCGTTTGTGCTGGTACTACTGCAAGGCATTTGGCTGAAACAAAGGGTTCTTCGGAATTCGCTGATGAAAAGACATTGTTCCCTGGCCGTCCAGGATTTGGCGGCGGTcttggaggaggtggtggtggaggcTTGGGAGGTGGGGGCGGCCTTGGTGGAGGTGCAG GTGCAGGTGCAGGTGCAGGTGGAGGTTTAGGAGGTGGCAGTGGTCTTGGAGGAGGTGGAGGCTTGGGTGGTGGCGGTGGCcttggtggaggtggaggtgcaGGCTTGGGAGGTGGCGGCGGCGGAGGGTTAGGCGGAGGTTCTGGGTATGGGGGTGGAGCTGGCTTTGGTGGGGGTGCTGGGGGTGGACTTGGTGGAGGTGGCGGTGGAGGGCTAGGCGGTGGTTCTGGAATTGGTGGAGGTTCCGGGGGAGGTTTTGGTGGTGGGTCTGGACTTGGTGGAGGTGCTGGCGGAGGAGGGGGTtttggaggtggaggtggattGGGTGGAGGCGCTGGTGGCGGGTTCGGTGGAGGATCCGGTGGTGGAGTCGGAGGAGGATTTCCTTGA
- the LOC142526927 gene encoding uncharacterized protein LOC142526927 isoform X3 — MVIVLMNCQCIVLTRLLLRRYAIKHRPNAMRTCYHYIITLSISQVSCIIKNLEYLTLMQLSYHSSMASKFFLFLLVGALVCAGTTARHLAETKGSSEFADEKTLFPGRPGFGGGLGGGGGGGLGGGGGLGAGGGLGGGSGLGGGGGLGGGGGLGGGGGAGLGGGGGGGLGGGSGYGGGAGFGGGAGGGLGGGGGGGLGGGSGIGGGSGGGFGGGSGLGGGAGGGGGFGGGGGLGGGAGGGFGGGSGGGVGGGFP; from the exons ATGGTGATTGTATTAATGAATTGCCAGTGCATAGTCTTAACGCGGTTATTGCTGAGAAGATACGCCATTAAACATCGTCCCAACGCCATGCGGACTTGTTATCACTATATAATCACCCTTTCCATTTCTCAAGTTTCATGCATCATCAAGAATCTTGAGTACTTAACTCTCATGCAACTTTCTTATCACTCAAGCATggcttcaaagttttttctctTTCTTCTTGTTGGAGCTCTCGTTTGTGCTGGTACTACTGCAAGGCATTTGGCTGAAACAAAGGGTTCTTCGGAATTCGCTGATGAAAAGACATTGTTCCCTGGCCGTCCAGGATTTGGCGGCGGTcttggaggaggtg GAGGTGGAGGCTTGGGTGGTGGGGGCGGCCTTG GTGCAGGTGGAGGTTTAGGAGGTGGCAGTGGTCTTGGAGGAGGTGGAGGCTTGGGTGGTGGCGGTGGCcttggtggaggtggaggtgcaGGCTTGGGAGGTGGCGGCGGCGGAGGGTTAGGCGGAGGTTCTGGGTATGGGGGTGGAGCTGGCTTTGGTGGGGGTGCTGGGGGTGGACTTGGTGGAGGTGGCGGTGGAGGGCTAGGCGGTGGTTCTGGAATTGGTGGAGGTTCCGGGGGAGGTTTTGGTGGTGGGTCTGGACTTGGTGGAGGTGCTGGCGGAGGAGGGGGTtttggaggtggaggtggattGGGTGGAGGCGCTGGTGGCGGGTTCGGTGGAGGATCCGGTGGTGGAGTCGGAGGAGGATTTCCTTGA